The DNA region CGGCTTATTTGTTCATCGACATTACCGCCTTCCGGGGTCAGAACAACACAACGATCTATCTGCTCTGTGGGATGTTTTTTTAAAAAACGTTGTAGTACCACGGCAGCGGCCTTCCTCATGGAGTAGTCAAAGTGCAAATCCCCGTGGGCTTCAACATGCTTACATAAACTCTGTAACTTCTCATGGGGCAGATCCAGCTCATCCTCACATTCAGGATTACCAGGTTGACGACTACCAGACTGGAGGCCATCGGGTAAAACAGTAGGTGCTGCCAGCAAAGGAGCAGAAGGCAGCCAAAAAAAAGCTACCAGCAACACATAGGTTTTGAAGCGGTTTAAGTGACTCATGCAAGACCTCTGTCCGCAACGGGTTTAGTGGTTATTTATCCGGGGAAAATGTTGTGACATCAGGAGCTGACGATGGCAGTTCTGGCGACGGTGGTTCTGATGTAGCAGCCGTATAGCTTTCCGGACAGGGCATATCATCGACAAACAGAAAACCTCCTTCTATCCGGCTGTTCTCAAGGGTTGCACAGGGTTTCGCACCCAGGTATGAATTCTGCCGGTTCCCGGAAAGCTGTACTGCAAAGTCCCGATGCTGTCCGATTCGCTTCAATGCGTGCTCTGTACCCAGCAGCTTGTTTGAATCAAGCTGTATCCGCATTATGCCGTCGAACGCAATGGCGGCTTCAAACCCTTCTACGGCATTACCATCAAACAAAAAGGTCGGCGCAGGTTTCGCCGTATCTTTCATCAATGTAATACCTGAGATCGCAATACCCGATGATCCTGCAGCGGTTTTGCCAGAAATAACACGATTGTCTCTGATGACTGATTCGGACCCCGGAGAGACATTCAGATTTACCGCTGTTTTGTGACGGGTACTAAACCGGTTGCCCTTTAGCTCAAGCGCGTGATTTGTTGTCGGATCAGGCGCGGCATCCCGGTAGCTAAGGTCGATATTGAGCGCAACTTCATTGCTCTTTTTACTGCCCCTGGTAAAACAGGAGTAAATATAATTATTACGGAGGCTGACAAAGGTTCCCCCATTAAGCCACCGAGAAAAAAGACCCTGGTCAAGCAATGAAATATTGACGGCACTATTTTCAAACTGAAAAAGCTCATTATTTGAAAGGCTGACCAGCTGCGAACCTCTGGTTGGATAAAGCGACATCAGATTAAGCTCAATGTTAATCAATTGGGTATAAAGCTCGTCCGCATAAACAGTCGTGCGATGAGTTCGCCAGCTACAACGCCGGCTGTAGCCTTTTCTGTCATAAACCCCGTCGATATTGGTCAGTCCGGAAACCCCCGAACCGGGCTGGCGAATGGTAATCAAAGGCCCCCTGTTCCTGATGGTTCTGCGCAGGTTGCTTCCATTACAGCCAACACTGGCCGTGGTTTGTCGCTTGAGATTGACACGGTAACCTTTTGCCAGTGTGGCACTGCCAATATTCAGGGGGATGCCAATCAGTTTCTGGCCGGCTTCCAGTTCAACAGGGGCGTTTACCAGAAAGCTGTCCTGCCATACTTGTGGCAATACTGATGGAGATTCCTGCTCCTTGCCGTTCTCACCCGCTACCTCAACCGCCGACGTGCCACAGACTTCTCCGTTATTTTCCTGATGCTTTCTTACCCCTCTTCCGGGTAGCAAAAATGCAGTGTAATTTTTTTCAGACCCAAGCTTGTTTTCGTTATATGTTTCGATCTCATTATCCAGCTCAGTACCGTCTGGTACTTTGATGACACAGCGGTCAATCCGGCTGAACGGATGTTCTTTCCTGAACCGGTCAAGACCATTAGCAACACTGGCAATAAGTGCGTCATCAAGAGAGGCGGCATCCCCATACTCTACGTTGTGGTTGCACAGTTTGCTTAACCGGGTAAAACCTGGCCCGGGGGTTGGAGTCGTAACGGGAAGAACGGCTACCGTTGTATTGTTTACTGGTGTCGGGGAAGCCGTCGTTGAGTTAGTCGGTGCCGCTGTGGTTGCTACAGAAAAAAAACATAAGAGGAATGCAAAAATCAAGTTTGTCGCAGGCCTGACATTTGTGGAATTCACAGGGAACCTCACCATTTAACTCAGAAAATGACTGGACTCATTCAACTCACAATAAATACAGAACCGGTGCTGATATCTGTCAGGGAGGGGGTGTAGCTGCGGAGTAATCCGATGGACAGGGTGTCCCGTCAACAAACAGAAAACCCCCTTTGATATTGGATAATTCAAGCCCCTCACAGGGTGACGCCACTTTCTTCAGATAACGATTTCCACGATCACCTGATAGTGTGACAGGGTCAGTCAGTTGTCCCGGAACTCTGGCAACAGCACTTTTATTCCCGTTCAACTGGTTGGAATTAAGCTCCAGCCTGAGCGCTCCATCCAATAACAATGCATCCTGAAAACCGGCCACATGGTTGTCTTTAAGACTGAAACCGGGCCTTGGCCGTGATGTATCTTTCAGGTGATTAGTGCCTGTGAGAATGACGCCTCTGGAATCACTGATGGATCGCCCCGAAGTGATAAAGCTGTTCTTTTTAATAATTGTCTCGGTATTCGGAGCCGCTAACAGCTTCACAGCAGTCCGCCCCTTCGTCATCAGTTGATTTTCGGCTAATGTCAGGGCATGAATCGTTTCCGGGTTCTGTGCATCATCCTGATAGTAGGTATTGATGTTCATGACTGGAGACATAAGCGAACCGCTTATCCGGGGGTGACATGAGTAGAGCCGGTTATTGCTTATCTGAACAAAGGTCATATTGTCCATCCGGTTTGAATGGATACTGTCACTTCCCTGTTTGAAGGCTATATCAATCGCTGGCTCTTTCACCTGAAAAAATTCGTTACCTGAAATAACGTAGAAGAGAGCATCTCCGGGGGTTACCAGTTTCGGGTCTATTTCTGCCTTTATCAGCCCACTATAGCCAAGGTAGGCATCAACCTCGCCTTCGTGGGACTTGCTAAAAATATACCCGCGCCTCCCTTTTCTGGTACAAGTACCTTTGAGAGTGGCTTTTTCATTCATATCGATAATGTTGGTAAAACCGGAAACCACAACACCCGGGTACAACAATCGGATAAGATAATCCCGGTCGACATCAAAGCCGGTAAAATCTGTACTGTATTTTTTGCACCGGATCTGCCCAGTGATAGTACGCTTGAGGTTTACGTAATAGCTCCCGGCCAGAGCTGAAGTATTAATATTAAGCGGCACTGCGATCAGCTTCTGCCCTGCTGCCAGAGGGATAGACTCCCTCACCTGGTAAGAATCCTCCCATCCATCCTGAATCGCAGAGAGCTGGCTCTGCGGGTTGCCGGCAAAACGATAGGCCCGCAAATGACAGGATTCAACCTTACCCTCACCGGATGTCCTGACACCTTTTCCAAGCAGCAAAAAAGCAGTGCCATAGACTTCACTCGGCAACTTTCCTTCATTAAAAGATAAGATTGCTTCATCCAGTGCGCTATTGTCAGGAATTTTAATAACACACTGGGAAATTTTTTCTTCCGGATGCTTTGTCCTGAAATTTTCTACTGCCGTGACCACAGACGATATTACGGTGTCGTCTAAATTTAAATCGCCATAATGAACAGTACCGTTACAGTAGCCGGATAGTTTATCCCTGAATGCTGAATGCCCACCTCCGGCAGTCGTTGTTGCTGTAGTGGTTGATGGGGGAGTCTGGGTTGTAGAGTTGAAAGGAGCTGCCAGACTGCCGTCAACAGTCAGCAATACCAGAAATATTGGGATCAAAGTGTACAAAGAAACAGGTAACATCTTCTCCGGGCATAAAGCTCCCAAAAAAGCCACCCCGGGGCTATCTTTTGACTCAGGTAAATAGACGAACCAAGGCAAATATTTTTTCAGTAGACGACCTGCGACCTGCTTCATCCGATACCTCACAAAGCGATAACACCACTGGCTGAAGAGTTATAGTCATATAGCCCTTTAGATGAAAACTAATTACGAATGATTATTATCAGTGTTTAGATTGGACTTTATAGTACAGCGCCAGTCTTCCGACAAGAAAAAAGTTGAAATTTATCAGCATGCTGACAGCACTAACCACCACCTTAAACAGTTTGCGTTGGTGTTGGTGAATGTTCGTTCACCGGGCGGTAATGTCGGTGCGATAGAGTTTATTGAGGAAAGTGGTGTCTAAAATTCTGCGGATGATTATCAAATGATTGTCATTGATAAGAGTGGTCAGTGGAGGATGGCAGTTGCCATCCTCCTTTAGCGCGGTCTTTATGGCGATAAAAACAGGCTGTTCATCAACAGCGGCTTAAGGCTATTTAGCATCAGCCTGCTGTGGCTGTTTGCTGGCTTTCTTCGCTGTCTCCTCTTTCTTCCAGGCACCAATATGCATACCTTTGAGAACATTCAGGGCCTGACTTAACTGGTAATCTTCTTCAGCCAGACTTTTCTCGGGCTTGGTTTCTTTTTTGTCGGTGGCTTTGGCTTTTTTGCCGTTGCCGTTGCTCAGGTGTCCCTGCAGATTAGCTTCCTTGTACTGTTCAACGGATTCAATCGGAGTGACTTTAGCACGGGGCAGAACAATATCTGGCTTGATGCCTTCCGCCTGAATAGACCGGCCACTTGGGGTGTAATACAACGCAGTGGTCAGCTTCAGTCCCCGTTCAGAATCAACGCTCAGTGGCAGTACGGTTTGAACGGAACCTTTTCCGAAGGTCTGTGTACCCAGCAATACCGCACGATGGTGATCCTGCAGTGCGCCCGCCACAATCTCGGAAGCAGAGGCTGAACCGCCGTTAATCAGAACCACCAGTGGAACACCGTTGGATGGGTCCACACTGGACGCATTAAACTTCAGGTCTGAGTTAGGAATACGGCCTTTGGTGTAGACAATCAGCCCTTCTTTAATAAAGCTGTCCACCACACCAACAGCGGCCTGCAGAACCCCGCCAGGGTTGTTACGCAGGTCCAGTACCAGACCTTTCAGCTTTTCATCTTTCTGGGCTTTTTTCAGCTTGCCCAGGTGAGCCAGCAGCTCTTTGTCTGAGTCGGACTGAAACTGGCTCAGGCGAATATAGCCGTAACCGTCTTCCAGAGTTTTGGAGCGAACACTCTGTACCTTGATAATGTCG from Endozoicomonas sp. NE40 includes:
- a CDS encoding S41 family peptidase, which translates into the protein MTTTFRFNRLLLASILALSTGYSPIGLTAPVGEKEQPVKEASKSTDSSSSENAKAASEKGRLPLEELRTFTEVMQRIKTAYVEEVDDKTLLENAIKGMLSGLDPHSDYLKPDDFKELEINTSGQFGGLGIEVGMEDGFIKVISPIDDTPAQKAGIQPGDLIIKLDDTSVKGMTLMDSVDRMRGKPGEPIKLTIVREGEPKPLEITVKRDIIKVQSVRSKTLEDGYGYIRLSQFQSDSDKELLAHLGKLKKAQKDEKLKGLVLDLRNNPGGVLQAAVGVVDSFIKEGLIVYTKGRIPNSDLKFNASSVDPSNGVPLVVLINGGSASASEIVAGALQDHHRAVLLGTQTFGKGSVQTVLPLSVDSERGLKLTTALYYTPSGRSIQAEGIKPDIVLPRAKVTPIESVEQYKEANLQGHLSNGNGKKAKATDKKETKPEKSLAEEDYQLSQALNVLKGMHIGAWKKEETAKKASKQPQQADAK